The proteins below come from a single Eptesicus fuscus isolate TK198812 chromosome 5, DD_ASM_mEF_20220401, whole genome shotgun sequence genomic window:
- the GMFB gene encoding LOW QUALITY PROTEIN: glia maturation factor beta (The sequence of the model RefSeq protein was modified relative to this genomic sequence to represent the inferred CDS: deleted 1 base in 1 codon): MTRTTPTPGIGTQRALSPPACLSGARFSAANSKQSESLVVCDVAEDLVEKLRKFRFRKETNNAAIIMKIDKDKRLVVLDEELEGISPDELKDELPERQPRFIVYSYKYQHDDGRVSYPLCFIFSSPVGCKPEQQMMYAGSKNKLVQTAELTKVFEIRNTEDLTEEWLREKLGFFINVKFYVSKVFMY; the protein is encoded by the exons ATGACTCGCACCACCCCGACTCCTGGGATTGGTACCCAGCGAGCGTTATCTCCGCCCGCCTGTCTCAGCGGTGCCCGCTTTTCTGCGGCAAATTCTAAACAG agTGAGTCTTTGGTGGTTTGCGATGTTGCTGAAGATTTAGTGGAAAAACTGAGAAAGTTTCGTTTTcgcaaagaaacaaacaatgcTGCCATTATAA tgaagaTTGATAAGGATAAACGCCTGGTGGTACTGGATGAAGAGCTTGAG GGCATTTCACCAGATGAACTTAAAGATGAATTACCTGAACGACAACCTCG CTTCATTGTCTATAGTTACAAATATCAACATGACGATGGAAGAGTTTCATAtcctctgtgttttattttctcaagtCCTGTTG GATGTAAGCCTGAACAACAAATGATGTATGCTGGGAGTAAGAATAAGCTAGTCCAAACAGCTGAACTAACCAAG gtattTGAAATAAGAAATACTGAAGACCTAACTGAAGAATGGTTACGTGAGAAACTTGGATTTTTC ATTAATGTGAAGTTCTATGTTTCTAAAGTATTTATGTATTAA